The DNA window ATCCACGACAGTCACTGCCCAAGAAACCCAGAAGGGTTCATctcttttgtttgatttttaagGACACAAACACAGTGGTGGCATCACTATCAAAATTGATTCGTCAAGAGCTCAGCTCAAACCCACTTGCTGAGAAGCACATATAGGGATGCTTCATATTAATTAATGTATCAGAGACGTTAATAAATGAATGTCAAAACCAATAAGAGCTCCGCCATTAATGGAAAGCTGAACAAGGACAAGGCCACCTTCATATTACCTAAAAGATTAAAAGGAGAATTTCCAAAAACTCTTACCCAGTATCCTGTAAAGCTGCCAAAAAGTGAGAAAATCAAGATTTACTTTGCTTCCCCAACCCACGACCGACAAGGGCCCTCCCAGCCTTTCTGTTTGTCATTTTGTTAATTTCTCAAAAGGCATCTATTATTTAtgacaaaagaacaaaaaggacCTTAGCTAATCCTCCCATGTCCCCATTCAGAAAGGCAACCTAGGAGAGCCTTTTAATTCCTTTTAATTGTCAAACAAGTATTAGACAGAAAAAAGGGTTATGGGTAAAAGGAGTGATTATTCTTTGAGGTGAGTACGGTGGTATAGTGAGCATTAGATGGCTGAGAGCATCCGGACATATGTCCTGAGGTGCTctcggccatccgatgctcagtGTACCATCacactcactgcagaggatcTTCACGTAAAAAGAACGGTATTCTGCTAGCAATGGGATGTGTCAATGCACAAGTTAATGGAAGCATATATATAAGCATTTTCAAGACATGGTGGTGGGCTGGTATGGTCTTTTCATACCCTATTGTATTTGGACTTTTTTTGCACCGGCAAGATAAGGGGGAGTGGTTCCTACATGTGTGTGAGGGTCAATCGGAATGCACAAGAAAGCATCCACAAATACGTCAATTTCTGTTTCATGGAGGGTAGGCTGGTTATTTTTCCCTACATGTGTGGATACACTTCCCCACAAAAACATTTTTCCCATAGTACTTATAGGAGAGGGGAGAGTGTAATCTAAGCAAGCCATGGTTTGAGAGATTGGTCCATCCGGATCAGTATCTACACATGATGATCCTAATAGTTGGTCAATCCCATATAAGTAAAACGGTATAGATCAAGCGTAAAATAAAGGAGGGGGGGATTAAGAGGGTTCTCTAAAAGGCAATGTGACCCCTACACTAGCATAGGGCCAATGGAAATACTAatggaagcatcaacatggaTGAGATTTCAACATTTTATAAAAGTTGGAGTGGTCATCTCTCCCCCACTGTGTCTAGGCACAAAGCCACACTGCCATCTGATCTAGGTCAGTCTTTACCTCTAAATACATATTACCTGCAAGGGAAAAAATATTATATGGAATTTAGAGTGCAGTGTTCTATTCAATTCTTCACTATTTGTCCATCTGTTATGTTCCTAGATTCTATTTTCTCGAGTTACTAAGATAGTTTGCTTACTCCTAGTGTAATCACATAGGAATGCAACCTTTGTGATTAAGGGATGATTTCATCTTGGAGGTATAAGCGTAGGTCAACCTGGTGTGCACAAATAGAGATGCTTAAAATCCTTTAGGTGAGTATCCAATACGATTGCACCCTGCGTACCGGATTATTCTACATCAGCAACACTTGAAGGAATATACATGGTCGTTAACAAGTACAAGGTTATCTCATTGACATATGACTGTAACACAACAAAGATAGGTCTTATGCATACTGTCCGTTATATTTCATTTACAACAGGGTCAAATTTCAGACTAtaacaaataataattacaaaggAAAAGTTTTCCGAAACATGAGATATTTCCTCTGCCTACccatatctctctctatctaaCAATTGAAATTGACATATCATCTATCCACACATGGTAGAACTGATATCTtgtaataagatttttttttgattatCCAATCGATGAAAGGAAAATAAGattaactgaaaataaactATTTAACATCCATAATCACCAAATATTCCTTCCTCTCCAACCAAGCATTTTTAACTAAACCTACTAGCAATAGGATTTACACAATGATCCTTCTTTAAAATAAGGGGGAGTGTGATCTTGAGAACATAGCCTATGATAGCGTTCCttgagtctatctctctcctctctcgttagggaacaaagatgtcattttatatgaggaaagaaaaataaaaacatgaataCGCTAACATAAGCCATGCTCCTAGATAGAGAATAATTTTccttaaaataatgaaaattataGACTCTTAAAATTGTATAAATTGAATAATGTCATATAAAATTGGAAATGGGTCACTAGGCCATTCTTCCTTGGAGCAATGCATAAGCTAATCCACCATTACCATTCATATGCTAGTGTTGTATCATGTATGTATGATCCTGCCCTCGTCATGTGGGCCATGTTTAAATGCATGTATGTATCATGTATGTATGATCCTACCCTAGTCATGTGGACCCTACATTTAAATGCATAATGCCTCACTCATTCTAATTAATTTTCtgacttttttttggtaaaattaatTTTCTGACTCACTGAAGTAAAAAATAATGGCTGCAGTCAATATTAACGTTAATATTAGACCTCACATGATTTACAAGTCATTTATATTATGTTAGTTGGCATTGTCGTCTGTCACCCGtgattgtgattttttttttttttttttttttgtgtggggTTGGTGATGTGTgtagggggtggggggtgttggAGAAGGGAATGTAGAAGCGAAAATATAAACCTACATGTAGTCTACATCTATGCAATGTTAGATtggcaaaacttttttttggcATAATTAGATTGGCAAAACGAACTCCCCATGTGGCTGTTGATAGTCATAGAGAAAATTTTCTCCGTAAAGAGGAAGTCTTATAGAAGCGAAAATATAAACTTGTggttctgtttggttgcaatggaaatttaaaggaaagaaaagtgaaatttttatactttaaaaataaatgtaatcattaccccataagATTGTATAAAcgacttaatttttttaatcatatttaatagtgatatattttacatattatagtaaagggttttggatgtaaagtaaaatgaaattttattaccAAATATGGAATTATTTGAAGTtaatattaaaatcacatggataattacatatatttcttttttaagaatgaaaatttcacttcctttcccttcaaTTCTCCTTACAACTAAACATAGTCTATACGAGAATGAATagaaatcataaacaaataaggattatTACTCCCACATGGACCCACTAGTTTCTAAGACCCTAATAACAAAGATAACACGCAAGGTGGATCAATTCCGTCAGACCATGGGTCCTATGGCCCTTCAGAAGAATCAACAAATAAACGCAAATGACAAAATACAAACATTATACCCCTAATAAGTCTCTCcacttcaaaaacaaaaaaaaaaacaaaaaacaaaacttggaatcaagagCCGGGTCGGATCTGAAGATCCAAAACCAAGCTAAATCAGTTAAAAATCCGTCGTAATCTGCCATAACCATATAATTCCGACATGGATTGGCACTCGGCCAGAATCAGGATCACCCTCGACCGATTCTGATCCGTATCAGCCGATCCAAATCCGATTTGTACACGGAGGCTAGGTATTACTAATATTGATCGCATTACACAACTAAAGACGATATACCCACCCCAAAAGATGACACATTTTCGGCCAGTTCCCAAAACGaatattgatacatatcaaGTTCGTATCGAACGACTATGCCCTCAAAGATACCGATACCACCATGAATAGTAGCATATAACCGATCTGGTATCAGCCATATCTCGGTATCGATGCTGGCCGATATGATACCGATTCCTAAAACCATGGAGGAAAGAGCAGTACATTAACCAGAtcttcagagacaacaattACAAAGTATCATTTCACAGAAGCTGGGCAGTTCCATGCGATCAGACTAACAGGAAATACAGATGGCAAATCCATGCCTCCATTTAGATTTGTACTCCAAACTATATCATTTAcagccaaaaagaaaatttggtTAATAAGCACTACACAAAAATCTGTGTTTTATATACAACAAAAGTTAGGGTTAACCCTTACTCCACTTGATCATCTGGTCCAGGTAGCACTGCTGACACCCCACCTGGAATGTTCTCAGACATGCTGTCTTTCTTTTCATCTACCTGTCTTGGCAAAGGAGATGAGGATAAGTCCTCATGCTCTGATGACTGGTCTTTGTTATTTTCATCAACCCTAATGACCACAGAAACATCAAATGCATCACCTTCCTCTGCTTTTGAGGAATCTAGACACCCTGCAGCTAcatgatcctcaccaggatctgtAGAAACTAGCTGCGAAGTATCTGATTCTGATCTGTGTACctctttctcaaaatttttgtcACGCTCATCTGTACAGATTTGATCTGCTGCTGCAGGGGTTTGGATCTCACAATGATCGTCTGGAAGGGCATCCAAACTGCAAGATGCAGCAGCAATTGGCTGCATAGATTCTAAAACAGGACATCctttattttcatcatcaataggaGTGAGTTTCAGATTTAATTCATCATGTTGTATATCCTGGTCAGATGCGAGTTCAGTTGGCAAAATACTAGGCTGATCTTCACCTTCAACTTTCTCTGAAGATACAGGACCTTGATTAACAGCTTCATTAATTGTATCATTAGCTTCTGAAGTATCCCTGCGCAATTCTGTTTTATCAGAAGGAACCCCATTATTTTCACCCTGAACAGAAGTGGACATCAAATCCCATTTATCACCATGGGAATCCTGGCCAGATGTGAGTTCAGTTGGCATAATAGAAGGATAATCACCCTCATCGGCTTCCTCAGAGTTTCCAGGGCCTTGACTAACAGCCTCATCAATTATAACATTATCCTCTGAAGTGTGCCTGACCAATTTTTTTTCATCAGAAGGAACCTCTTTACTGTCACCCTCAGCAGATGTGGTTTCCCGATCCAATTTATCACCATGGAAATCCTGGTCAGATGTGAGTTGAGTAGACACAATAGTATGATCTCCACCTTCATCAGCTTTCTCAGAATACACAGGACATTGACTGACAGCCTCATCAATTATATTACTACATTCTAAACAgtcttcaaccacctctttttcATCAGAAGGAAACCCGTCAGTTTCTCCCTCAACAGAAGAGGCCACATGACCCAGATCCAACTGATCACCACGGTGATCCTGGCCAGATGCGAGTTCAGTAGGCACAATACCAGGATGATCACCACCTTCGTCAGCATTCTCAGAATATACAGGGCCTTGACTAACAGCTTCATCAATTTTATCATTAGCTTCTGAAGTATCACTGATTAATTTGTCCTTTCCCTCAACTGGAACACTTGGGTTTTCACCTTCTGAAGTTCCTCTGATCATTTTATCCTCATCAGAAAGAGCTCCATGCAAAGCAACAGGAGCGTGGCTAAGTTCAGGCAGTGCCTCACCAGGAatatctccatcattctcagtTTCATCAAGATCCCCAGGACCTTCAACTACACTGTTGACTTCCCCTGCCTTCTGAGTAGACATGTCCAACTTATGATCAGATGAATCCCCATCTGAAGCACCACTGATTAATTTGTCCTTTCCATCAACTGGAACACTTGGGTTTTCACCTTCGGAAGTTCCTCTGATCATTTTATCCTCTTCAGAAAGAACTTCATGGAAAGCAACAGGAGCATGGCTAGGTTCAGGCAGTGCCTCACCAGGAatatctccatcattctcagtTTCATCGAGATCCCCAGGACCTTGAACTATAACATTGACTTCACCTTCATTCTGAGTAGACATGTCCAACTTATGATCAGAAGAATccaaatctgaagcatcactgATTAATTTGTCCTTTCCATCAACCGGAACACtagggttttcaccttctgaAGTTCCTCTGATCATTTTATCCTCGTCAGAAAGAACTTCATGCAAAGCAACAGGAGCGTGGCTAGGTTCAGGCAGTGCCTCAACAGGAatatctccatcattctcagtTTTACCGAGATCCCCAGGACCTTGAACTATACCATTGACTTCACCTGCATTCTCAGTAGACATGTCCAACTTATGATCAAATGAATCCCCATCTGAAGCAACCATAACTGTCTGATCCAGAACAAAGATCTTACTCATACCCACAGAATCACCTGGTGCAGCAGACACAGCTTTCCCACAAGTTATAGAACCTTGAGCATCTCCTGGACCACAGACATAAGAACTGGGGTTCTCCTGATCTGAATGAGAAATCTGAGTGGATGACACAGTTTTTCCAATATCGAGTACTTCAGTTTCTTCACTCTGAGAAGGCATAGCAGTGCTATTGCACTCGTTGGTCTCATCTTTCCCTGGAGCCTCTAAATTTTCAGTATTAGGTAGCTCAGGTGCTTCGATCTGACCATGTACAGAAGAATTGTCATGATTTGAATAACATGCAGTCCAGTTCTCCAAATGCACAGCACCATCAGAACTAGCATCTGCATGATGAGTGGTAGAAGGATCTGTATCTTGATCATCTATTTGCAGTGTGTGGCCCCTTGCAGACATAGATGATGCAGTGTCCTTTTCTTGTACTTCACCCAGAGAGTGAACAGTAGCTCCTTCAGGTTTCTTCTCATCATCAGCACACTCTGGCTTAACCTGATGGACGGAATCATAAGTAACAGAACAAAAGATGAACTGAGAATCTACTCATCTGACTGAGAAAGCTCATTGGATGTTATTTGAATTGGAGCAGTATTGCGTGAATCAAATACCTCAATTTTGCCATGTGTCGTATCATACATCTGAGAAGGACTTTCTACCCCAGGATCCTCTGACTTGGCAGAACCATCAGGATCAGCAGATGCATCATAAGTGCTCATAGGGTCAGAGACATGTTCATCCAGTCGAGGAACCTTGCCACTCCCAGACATAGATGGAAAACTATCATGTTTTGTTTCATCCTGACAAAGTACAGCAGTTCCTTCAGGTTTCTTCGCATCATCAGCGGGCTCTGGCTTAACCTGATAGACAGAATTATCACCAGTAATATGTTCATCAGATAAATTGAGGATCTGCCCGTCTGTCAGAAAGCACATTAAATgtgaacatagttgtcaaggagacTGTCTAGGCGTCCAGGCGCCCTTGCTGGAAGGTGCCTTGGGTCGTCTATGCACCTTCTTTGTGTCACCTTGACGTCCAagcccctccaatgccttgggttgcctagacactgtgacaactatggatgcGATTTCAATTGGTGCAATTACTGGGTAGATCAAATACCTCAATTTGGCCATTTGTGGTATCATATGTCTCAGAATGATTTTCTACCCCAGGATCCTCTGAATTGGCGGAAATATGGGGATCGGCATTTGCATCCTGAGTACTGGAAGGATCAGACACCTGCTCATCCAAGAGAGGAGCCAGGTCACTCCCAGACACAGATGGGGCAGTATCATGTTTTCTTTCACCCTGACAGAGTACAGCAATTCCTTCAGGTTTCTTCGCATCATCAGCATGCTCTCGCTTAACCTGAAAGTAAGATTCATCAGCACTAATATTAATATGAGATAAACTGATAATCTGCTCCTCTGTCTTACAAAGATCATTGGATGTGATCTCAATACGTGCGGTACTGGGTAGATCAAATACCTCAATTTGGCCATGTGTCGTGTCATTCGTCTCAGAATTATTTTCTACCCCAGGATGCTCTGAATTGGCAGAAACATGGGGATCGGCATTTGCATCCTGCGTACTGGAAGGATCAGACACATGCTCACCCTCTAGATGAACCTGGCCACTCCCAATTATAGATGGGTCAGTATCATGTTTTCTTTCACCCTGACAGAGTGTAGTAGTTCCTTCCGGTTTCTTCCCATCATCAGCATGCTCTGGCTTAACCTGATAGTCAGAATCATCAGCAGTAACATGAACATCAGATAAACTGATGATCTGCTCCTCTGTCTTACAAAGCTCATTGGATGTGATTTCAATTGGCGCGGTATTGGGTAGATCAAACACCTCAATTTGGCCATGTGTCATATCATTCATCTCAGAATTATTTTCTGCCCCAGGATCCTCTGAATTGGCAGAAACATGGGGATCAGCATTTGCATCCTGAGTACTGGAAGGATCAGACACCTGCTCATCCAAGAGAGGAGCCAGCTCACTCCCAGTTATAGATGGGGCAGTCTCATGCTTTCTTTCACCCTGACAGAGTACAGCAATTCCTTCAGGTTTCTTCGCATCATCAGCATGCTCTTGCTTAACCTGATCGTCAGAATCATCACCAGTAACATGAACATCAGATAAACCGACGACCTGCTCCACCTTACAAAGCTCATTGGATGTGATTTCAATTGGTGTTGTATTGGGTAGATCAAACACCTCAATTTGGCCATGTGTCGTATCATTCATCTCAGAATTATTTTCAGCCCCGGGATCCTCTGAATTGGCAGAAACATGGGGATCAACATTTGCATCATGAGTACTGGAAGGATCAGACACCTGCTCATCCAAGAGAGGAGCCAGGTCACTCCCAGTTATAGATGGGCCAGTATCATGCTTTCTTTCACCCTGACAGAGTACAGCAATTCTTTCAGTTTTCTTCGTATCATCAGGTTTCTTCGCATCATCAGCATGCTCTGGCTCAACCTGAAAGTCAGAATCATCACCAGTAAAATTAACATCAGAATGATTTTCTGCCCCAGGATCCTCTGAATAGGCATATCCATCAGGATCAGCATTTGCATCCTGAAAACTAGGAAGATCATAGACCTTGTCATCAAGTGGAGGAACCTGGCCACTCCGAGACATTGACGGGGCAGTGTTATGTTCTGTTTCACCTTGGCAAGGAACTGTAGCTCCTTCAGGTTTATTTGCATCATCAGCATTTGGATTGACCTGATCTATATCAGCTTTACCAGTAATACCAGTATTAGGGACCTTGTCATCTGTCTGAGATAGCTGGCTAGAAGCAAATTCAGTTGCAATGGTATTAGCTAGATTGGGTACATCACTCTCACCAAGTAAAGAAGAACTGTCATCTCTTTTAGAAGGAACAAAGACCTGCTCATCAGGTTCAGAAACCTGGCCACTTAGAGAAATAGATGGGGCAATATCATGTGTCTGTACTTCACCCTGACATACAGTAGTTCTTCCCAGCTGTTTAGCATCATCAGTATTCTCAATATTAATGGAACCCACAGAATAACCAGCTATACCATGGGTACCAGAAGGATTGGGGATCGGCTGGACAGATTGAGAAAGCTGACCAGATAGAGATACAGTCAGGTTATTAGAAGGTATATCTGGCATTTCAGATAGAGAGCTTTCATCATTAGGTGATGCTTTGGCTTCCACTGATATTGTAGATTCTCTCTCTACAGAACAAGAAGCATTCTCAGACATTGATGGACATGTTGGTCCCTTGTCATGGAAGGACTTCTCATTTGAGTTTGGCTCCTGACCAGATACCATGTCAGGCGGAGCAATCTTACAAGGTTTTTCAGTGGAGTCATTTCTCTGTGCATTAGCTCCCAGACAATCTGAGTTCTTCTCCATGGAAATGATAACATTCTCCTGCAATGTTGATGTACCTGGCCCCTGCATACTTTCGGCAGGAAGATTTGATTCCTCTGTCAGCTTCAGCTTCTTGTAAGATATATTGGGAATATGACTGCAACAATCTTCTTCGGTTTTGACTTCAGTTGGCTTCAAACATGGAGTAGTATTATACATAGAACTGATGGTATATTCAGATATTGGATGACATGTTAAATGCTGCTTGTCTTGGGCAGGTTTTAGATCTGAAATTAGCTCCTGGCTAGATATCAAGATGGGAGGAGGGACCTCACAGGATTGGTCAGAGATcaaatttctctctccattgACCTCTGCACATACAGAGCTCTTATCCATGGAAATGGCAGTGCTCTCATGCAATGTTGATGTACCTGGTGGCTGTTTTCCCTGGATAGAAAGATCAGATCTCTCTGTTGAGTTTGGCCTCTGGTTAGATGTTACATCAGGCACAAGGTTTTGACGAGCTTTGTCATCTATAACAATTCCAACTTTCTGAGAATCATTCTCCAGCTTATCTTTTATGGTGATGGATTTCACGCTGCTCCTATTCCCTTCAGCGATCTGTGAATCAACCATGGGAGCATGGACTGTAGGTACTGCAGTCCCTACAACATGTGAACTCTTAATTGCAACAGCAGCTTGTTTAGCATTGGAAACTCGTAAAACTTTTCTTTTAGTGCCCCGCTTGACTGGGGCAGGTGACTTGGATGTAGCTTTATCAGCAGAAGATTTCATTTGATGTAGGGGAACAGGGACTGAAGGTTTCTCATTCCTCATATTCAGAGAGCTCATACCAGGTGCATTGCCATAGCGCGTACTATCTTGTCCTGCAACAGATTCAACAGCTTTGACCACAGGAAGGTCCACATGCACAGCCCTTCCAGGAACTGTGCCACTGATAGGCACTATTTTTGAGGCATTAGGTATAGTTCCAGTTTGGACGGAAATGGTTTCTGTTTTTTCGGATGACCTTTTCTTATCCAAGGTCCCCATACGAAGagatctcctctctttcaaaTCTTGTGCCAATGCAGAGATCACAGGTGTAGATGATTGGGTAACCTTGGGCTCTTGCTCAGAAGGCAGTACACTGACCTTCACACCTTCTTTCTTGTTCGACTCCACAGAGCTTGTGCAATCCGTTCTCGCGGATGAAGAGGTCTCAGCTAATTTTGTCTCAGGAATGGGAAATTTCTCTGTCTCCTTTTTCTCAAAGCTTGGTCCCACTCTCATGTATTTCTCCTGAGCAAAGGATGGCATTGTGGTTCGAACTGGAACTAATTCAACCACCTTTGGTAGCCCAGTGATTGGGTTTACCTCGAAACTAACAATGGTAGGGGCATTTGAAGTATTAGGTGGTCCACTCACTAACTTTTGTGTTACAAAAGCGGAAGAGCTTTCCGACATCATGCTCATCTCCTTTGGGCCTCTAGAAATGGAGTTAGATTCAGAGCTGACGGCATAAGGAGCATTTGTAGCGCTAGATGGTCTTACAGCCCTTTGATTATCATGAGCTACAGAAGCTAGAGAGCTATCTGATGACATGCCTCTTTCCATTGGCATTATTTGAGTAAGATTCCTTTCAGGTTGAACAGCAGGAGATTCTAAACTTTGTTTCTTTGCCCTGCGTCTAGGTGCTTCTGAGCCACTCTGAACCTTCCTGCTTTGTCCCTTAACTTGCATGTGGACAGAAGGGACGGGAGTAGTTATCAATGAACCAGGGGCAGTCCCAATGCTGAACTCCT is part of the Macadamia integrifolia cultivar HAES 741 chromosome 9, SCU_Mint_v3, whole genome shotgun sequence genome and encodes:
- the LOC122089816 gene encoding chromatin structure-remodeling complex protein SYD-like isoform X4 yields the protein MAASHHVEIEAAKFLQKLIHESKDEPAKLATKLYVICQHMKMSGKEQSLPYQVISRAMETVINQNGIDIEALKSSRLPMTGGTQMGDSGVSRSADKEKLDIQPSVGLSLRGPSVNAWHAGSSSKINDDVYGGSSQGIGVLKESKAVFPENEMGRLETVVLNRPPAGPSRSESVGHDAYHGSVSQRSGKLFDHESPSSLDTRSANSQERRDKTKPDNQGRKKDTKKASAKRKRADSTSALETHNDNPHQLDSPSIRFNPRKGKPMNKGDAQGGFALKGGEHNPVQSSGHVDYLSSLSGGLGSIFKTKQENQSLIERPGDKTKTTNSMSWAPTPKYPEEGEVSSAHGALGQQKGGMQLSRHEILSSGGWIQNKVAFQSENSQGSRFPLNIVSSGSTAEQLAAQSPGTSKEAGQSSEGAIHCKAGSFWQQQSAPQSAQQKGEESLGGIGNVHGGISGAFGSYPMLLEKNNDMMVNDTPVKSPAVEFSSTKVAFHSELRKPGFIRDAVPSISEKGMDAQFCSSGRQEEALSGGRVLEQDRGILNSAANSSKMVQGCESNSNMEISMAQGGPSRDTGKTPMSQLPVSGMPFKEQHLKQLRAQCLVFLAFRNGMVPRKLHLEIALGESNQKEGSSADGACRELTDHRGKESYLREPTNSNGVGIGSGRTNDIRDAERVPPGSSSTGSLIDTDSSKETKNIKKTKKQKGSPADQLVLAEEGQRLLSATRKPEAEMQTQETAESQDDPDHGHQQVGRANQIWRGISNHNEAPRGMMEASMVQHEQVLERAENPLNQSQTYGDSDRVNKLFKVEAAFMQASQQTDKYPSSVPLGEQTRLSGKGVEPHMLMSLKDVNPLTMHALQGGKHSSKPEPIVFNSFADVFVGANCGPEDQRGSEIQKQSASDGCKMISINRDPITVLEKSPEEEEEEKSSTETPPSPKYTTSEKWIMDWQKRKLLGEENWALKQKKMEEKITGSFDKLKETVSSSEDISAKTRSVIELKKLQLLRLQRRLRSDFLHDFFKPVTSDMDRLKAVKKHRHGRRVKQVEKFEQKMKEERQKRIRERQKEFFTEIEVHKERMDDWFKIKRERWKGFNKHVKEFHKRKERIHREKIDRIQREKINLLKNNDVEGYLRMVQDAKSDRVKQLLKETEKYLQKLGAKVQESKTTARRFEMEKDEGRSANVVENNEVAIENEDESDQAQHYLESNEKYYLMAHSIKENITEQPTCLQGGKLREYQMNGLQWLVSLYNNHLNGILADEMGLGKTVQVIALICYLMETKNDRGPFLVVVPSSVLSGWESEISNWAPGINKIAYAGPPEERRRLFKERIVHGKFNVLLTTYEYLMNKHDRPRLSKIHWHYIVIDEGHRIKNASCKLNADLKLYQSSHRLLLTGTPLQNNLEELWALLNFLLPNIFNSSEDFSQWFNKPFESSGDNSPDEALLSEEENLLIINRLHQVLRPFVLRRLKHKVENELPEKIERLVRCEASAYQKLLMKRVEENLGSIGSSKGRSVHNSVMELRNICNHPYISQLHAEEVDTLIPKHYLPPLVRLCGKLEMLDRLLPKLKATDHRVLFFSTMTRLLDVMEDYLHWKRYRYLRLDGHTSGNDRGALIEEFNRPDSPAFIFLLSIRAGGVGVNLQAADTVIIFDTDWNPQVDLQAQARAHRIGQKRDVLVLRLETVWTVEEHVRAAAEHKLGVANQSITAGFFDNNTSAEDRREYLESLLRESKKEEAAPVLDDDALNDLLARSESEIDVFESIDRRRREEEMAAWHKLVLEQDKESSDPLPPMPSRLVTDDDLKALYQAMQVHELSNVGAKRKGEYLGGLDTQHYGRGKRAREVRSYEDQWTEEEFEKMCQADSPESPKQKEEAFPKQKEETIPKRKEDTIPKQKEESIPQQKEETISKGMAMDASASKLGIGNTDPPPLAPPLSTETSQLPGKELPQPSRRGRGRPKRAEAASTDTSPSAGVVPAPSDAAEKLDMGSQRKISSSPTAPPSTGNFPDSVAVKDLGGTTLQEFSIGTAPGSLITTPVPSVHMQVKGQSRKVQSGSEAPRRRAKKQSLESPAVQPERNLTQIMPMERGMSSDSSLASVAHDNQRAVRPSSATNAPYAVSSESNSISRGPKEMSMMSESSSAFVTQKLVSGPPNTSNAPTIVSFEVNPITGLPKVVELVPVRTTMPSFAQEKYMRVGPSFEKKETEKFPIPETKLAETSSSARTDCTSSVESNKKEGVKVSVLPSEQEPKVTQSSTPVISALAQDLKERRSLRMGTLDKKRSSEKTETISVQTGTIPNASKIVPISGTVPGRAVHVDLPVVKAVESVAGQDSTRYGNAPGMSSLNMRNEKPSVPVPLHQMKSSADKATSKSPAPVKRGTKRKVLRVSNAKQAAVAIKSSHVVGTAVPTVHAPMVDSQIAEGNRSSVKSITIKDKLENDSQKVGIVIDDKARQNLVPDVTSNQRPNSTERSDLSIQGKQPPGTSTLHESTAISMDKSSVCAEVNGERNLISDQSCEVPPPILISSQELISDLKPAQDKQHLTCHPISEYTISSMYNTTPCLKPTEVKTEEDCCSHIPNISYKKLKLTEESNLPAESMQGPGTSTLQENVIISMEKNSDCLGANAQRNDSTEKPCKIAPPDMVSGQEPNSNEKSFHDKGPTCPSMSENASCSVERESTISVEAKASPNDESSLSEMPDIPSNNLTVSLSGQLSQSVQPIPNPSGTHGIAGYSVGSINIENTDDAKQLGRTTVCQGEVQTHDIAPSISLSGQVSEPDEQVFVPSKRDDSSSLLGESDVPNLANTIATEFASSQLSQTDDKVPNTGITGKADIDQVNPNADDANKPEGATVPCQGETEHNTAPSMSRSGQVPPLDDKVYDLPSFQDANADPDGYAYSEDPGAENHSDVNFTGDDSDFQVEPEHADDAKKPDDTKKTERIAVLCQGERKHDTGPSITGSDLAPLLDEQVSDPSSTHDANVDPHVSANSEDPGAENNSEMNDTTHGQIEVFDLPNTTPIEITSNELCKVEQVVGLSDVHVTGDDSDDQVKQEHADDAKKPEGIAVLCQGERKHETAPSITGSELAPLLDEQVSDPSSTQDANADPHVSANSEDPGAENNSEMNDMTHGQIEVFDLPNTAPIEITSNELCKTEEQIISLSDVHVTADDSDYQVKPEHADDGKKPEGTTTLCQGERKHDTDPSIIGSGQVHLEGEHVSDPSSTQDANADPHVSANSEHPGVENNSETNDTTHGQIEVKREHADDAKKPEGIAVLCQGERKHDTAPSVSGSDLAPLLDEQVSDPSSTQDANADPHISANSEDPGVENHSETYDTTNGQIEVKPEPADDAKKPEGTAVLCQDETKHDSFPSMSGSGKVPRLDEHVSDPMSTYDASADPDGSAKSEDPGVESPSQMYDTTHGKIEVKPECADDEKKPEGATVHSLGEVQEKDTASSMSARGHTLQIDDQDTDPSTTHHADASSDGAVHLENWTACYSNHDNSSVHGQIEAPELPNTENLEAPGKDETNECNSTAMPSQSEETEVLDIGKTVSSTQISHSDQENPSSYVCGPGDAQGSITCGKAVSAAPGDSVGMSKIFVLDQTVMVASDGDSFDHKLDMSTENAGEVNGIVQGPGDLGKTENDGDIPVEALPEPSHAPVALHEVLSDEDKMIRGTSEGENPSVPVDGKDKLISDASDLDSSDHKLDMSTQNEGEVNVIVQGPGDLDETENDGDIPGEALPEPSHAPVAFHEVLSEEDKMIRGTSEGENPSVPVDGKDKLISGASDGDSSDHKLDMSTQKAGEVNSVVEGPGDLDETENDGDIPGEALPELSHAPVALHGALSDEDKMIRGTSEGENPSVPVEGKDKLISDTSEANDKIDEAVSQGPVYSENADEGGDHPGIVPTELASGQDHRGDQLDLGHVASSVEGETDGFPSDEKEVVEDCLECSNIIDEAVSQCPVYSEKADEGGDHTIVSTQLTSDQDFHGDKLDRETTSAEGDSKEVPSDEKKLVRHTSEDNVIIDEAVSQGPGNSEEADEGDYPSIMPTELTSGQDSHGDKWDLMSTSVQGENNGVPSDKTELRRDTSEANDTINEAVNQGPVSSEKVEGEDQPSILPTELASDQDIQHDELNLKLTPIDDENKGCPVLESMQPIAAASCSLDALPDDHCEIQTPAAADQICTDERDKNFEKEVHRSESDTSQLVSTDPGEDHVAAGCLDSSKAEEGDAFDVSVVIRVDENNKDQSSEHEDLSSSPLPRQVDEKKDSMSENIPGGVSAVLPGPDDQVE